Proteins encoded by one window of Vitis vinifera cultivar Pinot Noir 40024 chromosome 10, ASM3070453v1:
- the LOC100263752 gene encoding uncharacterized protein LOC100263752: MASTLLLVIVLVLDLIAFALAVAAEQRRNTANIRKDASDRNYCHYDSDIATGLGVGALLFLLGSQLLIMVASRCLCCGRALKPGRSRACAITLFITCWVTFFIAEVCLLAGSVRNAYHTKYALSQELSSCETLRKGVFGAGAAFIVFTGILSELYYVSYSNANDGQAPYNKDTGVRMGTYN; encoded by the exons ATGGCTTCAACGCTCCTTCTGGTGATTGTGCTCGTGCTTGATCTCATTGCTTTTGCGCTTGCTGTTGCTGCTGAGCAGAGGAGGAATACT GCCAATATCCGCAAAGATGCTAGTGATCGTAACTATTGTCACTATGACTCAGACATTGCGACCGGCTTGGGTGTGGGTGCATTGCTATTCCTTTTGGGTAGTCAACTGCTTATAATGGTGGCAAGTCGATGCTTGTGCTGTGGAAGGGCTCTGAAACCTGGTCGCTCTAGGGCATGTGCAATTACTCTATTCATCACCTGCTG GGTGACATTTTTTATAGCTGAGGTATGCTTGCTGGCGGGTTCTGTGAGGAATGCCTACCATACCAAGTATGCCTTGTCACAGGAGCTTTCTTCTTGTGAGACCTTGAGAAAGGGAGTCTTTGGGGCAGGGGCTGCCTTTATCGTCTTTACTGGCATACTCTCTGAGCTTTATTATGTTAGCTATTCCAATGCTAATGATGGTCAGGCTCCATACAACAAGGACACTGGTGTGAGGATGGGAACCTACAACTGA
- the LOC100246521 gene encoding dof zinc finger protein 4 — protein MVLSSKQVSGDGIDWGHTLLQGGSLELHKPPMMRRQQQQQQQQQLEPLKCPRCDSTNTKFCYFNNYNKSQPRHFCKSCKRHWTKGGTLRNVPVGGGRKNKRPKTSATATAAAATPTVTSSPATPTTSSITNRSNINMGIQTQQQRKSSLALGDHEKSSLSDILYQAFIRPPLSVMQQNSIGSSNGMSMASIPSLPPNQNLHFPFRSLSSFDTSPSSIPSSFQPSNVYNYTGEAEAKDGSTTACFMPSTSGTITQPWQMPAASSVVDTTNYWSWDDIDTFVSTDLNIPWDDSEMKP, from the coding sequence ATGGTTTTGAGTTCGAAACAAGTTTCTGGAGATGGGATTGACTGGGGTCACACCTTGTTGCAGGGTGGTAGTTTGGAGCTGCACAAGCCTCCTATGATGAGGAggcagcagcagcaacagcagcagcagcagttGGAGCCATTGAAGTGTCCGAGGTGTGATTCCACAAACACCAAGTTTTGTTATTTCAATAATTACAACAAGTCACAGCCCCGGCATTTCTGCAAATCTTGCAAGAGGCACTGGACGAAAGGAGGAACTCTCCGCAACGTTCCTGTTGGTGGTGGCCGCAAGAATAAGAGGCCCAAGACATCTGCCACTGCAACCGCTGCGGCGGCCACCCCCACCGTGACCTCCTCCCCGGCCACCCCCACCACTAGCAGTATCACCAATAGGAGTAATATCAACATGGGAATTCAAACCCAGCAACAGCGGAAGAGCAGTCTTGCACTCGGTGATCATGAGAAGAGTAGTCTCTCAGATATTCTCTATCAGGCCTTTATTCGTCCACCACTTTCTGTGATGCAACAGAATTCAATCGGCAGCAGCAATGGGATGTCTATGGCTTCAATTCCATCTCTACCTCCAAATCAAAACCTACACTTCCCCTTTCGAAGCTTGAGCTCTTTTGACACCAGTCCTTCTTCGATTCCAAGCTCTTTTCAGCCCTCAAATGTCTATAATTACACTGGAGAAGCCGAAGCAAAGGATGGATCAACCACGGCCTGCTTCATGCCCAGCACAAGCGGAACCATCACTCAGCCATGGCAAATGCCAGCAGCAAGTAGCGTGGTGGACACGACCAACTACTGGAGTTGGGATGACATAGATACATTTGTGTCCACTGACCTCAACATACCATGGGATGATTCTGAGATGAAACCATAA